Within Ovis aries strain OAR_USU_Benz2616 breed Rambouillet chromosome 3, ARS-UI_Ramb_v3.0, whole genome shotgun sequence, the genomic segment AGACCATAAAGCAGATGCAGCAAAGGATGCTGGAGCTCAAGAAGACTCTGCAAAAGGAGCTGGTGAGTGGCCCTGCTCCCCGCCGCCCGAGCCCTGCTGGCTGCGTGGTCCTCCCCAGGGCTCTCGCTGCCTGAGGGTGCTCCCTTCCTGCCCGGAACCACAGACCTCTGGGAAGCCAGATGTGGGCTGGCGGGACAGTGGTCCTGCCAGCTTGACCGTGCTTCTGGAAAGTGGCTCTGTGAGCCCTGGCACAAGCCCTCCTTCTGTGAGCCAGTGAGGTCAGTGAGGCGGCGTGCGCAGCACACACGCGTGCGCAAGGCCAGGTCGGGTGCTCACCCCCAGGAGACGAGTCCTGAGCCGGATAAAGGAGATGGCCGGACTTCCCCATGGCCCTCGTGCCTCCTCCCAGCCAGCACCCTACCTTCTCAAGTGCTGGCGCTTCCTTCCCAGCTGAGCCCTCGTCACCCTGCTGTGTGCAGCGTGTGGCAAAGAGCTTCCGGTGATGACAGCCTAGGCCGGGTGACTTTCCCATGTCATTTTCAGACCTGTCTTGAAGGGCTCAATGTAGCATCTTTCGTTTTTTCAGAAAATCAGACCTGATAATGAGCTTTTTGAAGTCCGAGAGAAGCCTGGGCCTGAGATGTCAAACATGGCACCTTCAGTCACGAATAATGCTGACCTGACTGACGCTCGCGAGATCAACTTCGAGTACCTCAAACACGTGGTTTTAAAATTCATGTCCTGTCGCGAATCTGAGGTAAAGGGCTTTTGAATTGCCCTTTGGGTACTGAGTTCCGCCCCCAGGCCTGCCTGGTTCATTGTCCAGGCTTCACCTGGCTTCCCACcagttccatttctttcttcctcttccacgAGCCACTTTGACCACAAGTATGGACACTTAGTCATGTCTCCAGCTGGCATTGACCCGCTGACTGAGCAGCCCGCAGGGGACTCCAAGTAGGGAGCTGGCTCCtgggaggagatgtgggttggatgcTGAGGCCAGAGTCCAGGGAGCTGCCTCTGCCCAGCGGTGCTGCCTCTGCCCAGCGGTCCTGCCTCCTGCCGAAGAGCAGGGAGCTGCCGTGGCTGTCCTGGTGATCTTGCCAGTCCCCGAgtaagagggaggggagaagagccAGCAGCCCTCAGAATGCCCACCTCCACCCTCTGCGTGGTCCTTGCTGACCAAGCTGGGAGTGCCCAGAGGAGCAGGACCGGGAGATGGCTGCCAGTTGGCTGCTGGCCGCCTGCTAACTCCCACCGAGGCCCATGGCAACCAAACTTATTTGTTTCAGGCTTTTCATCTTATAAAAGCTGTGTCAGTGTTGCTCAACTTTTCACAAGAGGAGGAGAACATGCTCAAAGAAACCCTGGAGTATAAGGTAGGGTTTCCTGGTCTGCTGTCTGCCTTCCAAAAACTAGTCAGTCATCCCAGCCCTGGCAGATGGGAGCAGTGCACGGCTGCCTTGTTACCTTGGAAGGTGCCTCTGGATGATGAACTTGACTGGGGCAGTGCTGACTGAGAAGCCGCTCTGTGCCCACAGGTCTCTGCTATATTTGACTAACAGGCCTGTGACAGCACTTTCATTGGTATCACTTCATCAACAGCCCCAGGTCTGGTTGGCACCCAGactgtttaaaaaagtaaaaaatactcATAAAGTACCTGCATAAAAGCTGTAATAGAAAACACTGAGCTGCTCCCAGCCAGAGTCAGGATGCgtggagggcaggaggggccaGAAGGGCAGGATGGGAGGAGGCCTCTTTCAGCTCCTTCTGCACCCAGTCCTGGCTCCTCATCTCAGGAGCCTTTTTTGTTTCAAACACAGATGTCGTGGTTTGGGTCCAAGCCAGCTCCCAAGGGCAGCATCCGGCCGTCCATCTCCAACCCTCGGACACCGTGGTCCTAGGTGGCACTACCCAGGGATGGGGGCTCCAAGGGCTGACACTTTTTCTGTGAAAAGAACACTGACACACCCCAGTCCTAGTGGGTTTTTAATCACTGTAACTGCAGTATTTTGTACAAGCGTCTGAACATTGTTTACAAGACTTAAGGCCCACTCCTACAGACTGATACGAATCTCAGGAGGTCGCTGATCCTGACATCCTAGTTTCCGGAGAGCCCTGGCACAACCCACATTGCCACAGTGCTGCTAAAATCCCAGCTCTGGCCAGCACCCACCTGCACCTGAATCCTCTTTCAACGTTACCACTTAAAGCTGAAGCCCTCAGCCTGTGTCAGAGAGGAGGCAGCCAATCCATCATGTGGTGATGACGCTGGACAGACAGGCCTTCGACATGGTGCCCAGCAGGGCAGACCCACCTGCTTCTgccacaaagagccaactcagtgaGGCTGGCTTTTTTCAACTCCCTTTCCCTGTTCGTATGTTTGGGTTCAGGTGAGTTAGAAGAGGCTTTTAAACACTTCCACCCAAGGAAACGTTATTGCACCTTGCTACTCAAACATCCTGGAACTTCAGATGTGTCCATCTCTAAGGTACTCCGGGGCCAGTGTGGATTAATGAATATGTGCACCTTTCTGACAGTATCTCATTTTACTGAAGAAAACTAGCAAATGTGTAAAAAGATTCTTAGTACCAAATACACTCAATTGCCTTTTTAATGAATGTACTTGTGGTGGATAGGTTGCTGGTAAaccattttaaactattttttatagCTAAAGTTCCTCACTATTATAAACATGTCTTCTGTATTACAAAATCCATTTAACTTGTGTTCTTAAAGGAAAATCAGAGCATCAAGAGGAAATCATTTCTAAGATTGGGATCCTTGTCCCAATCTGCCTCCCTCTGAAGCAGTGGTGGTGTTTCACTTGCTTAGATCTTAATTCTGTTGTTATAACACTGAGCAAATGCTAATCAATGTTTTCTACTGCTGAGGACAGTCTGCTGCATTCAAAGGAAGCCGCAGCTGCTCCTTGCCTCTCCCCAGCCTTGACCAAAATGGTGGAGGTGGACTGCCCTGTAAGTGGAGCCACCATCTCCCCATCACCGCATCCCCCCCACCCTGGATATTTAAGATGACACTACATTCACGTGTGGCGTCCAGGTGGCCCCTGCCTGGCTGCAGTACTTGACGACATGCAGATGGCTCTGGAAGTGACTGATGAAAACTCGTATTCATCATcattaaagaaaagggaaatactTGCCTTGGATAAGGCACACTTTCAGATCTAAAGGGAAACTGTATATTTATAGTTTGATGAAAGTTTTATTGGTTAAATAAAAAACTGAGTTAATAACTGGAGCTGCTAGATTTATCATCAGTTACCCAATGATGTTAGGTTTCTCAATTATGTTTAGggctaaaatatatataaaatatatctcacAGGAAAGCAAGGATATGCAGTTAACGTAAGACAGTTCCATGGCCCTCGAAGTACCAGGCAAGGGCAGCATTACCCTCACCCAGCTCGGACTCTGCTGCCCAGTGACGCTTGTTACCTGCCTCCTCCTGCAGCTCCCCTGGCAGATGCGACCCGTGCCTAGGAGGCCGTTTCCCGTTATCTGGTGGGGACACAAACCAGGAGTCCCTTCTGTTCCATCATTTTGACAAGTAGGAAGTAGCTCTTCCAGCTAAACAATTCCTTAAATTGGGTAGTTAGGGCTGCCAGAGGCGATCCCAGCTCAGCCGTGGGAGCCCCCACCAACTCTTCTGTGGCCTCCCCAGCCCTTGAGCTGGTctcgccgccccccaccccccacccgccaGCAGTTTTAGACACAGTTGTGGGGCCCCCTATTTGGTCTGTTCTTGCACAGGGAGGATTCGTTCTGATTAGGCTTTCCTCCTGCATGTTGAATTTCCTTCAGCTTTAAGAGGAAGAGTGGAGTACTCAAGTGATTTAATGCACTTTCACTTGTATAGAACATTCTGTGCTAGACAGTACATAGAGCCCTTTATATGAGCATCAGATCTTGATCTCACCCTCCATGTTGTAAATAGGGATCGTATTATCTAAAACTGCTGTAGAAAATTCATTTGTGGTGCAATACACTTGATTAAAGCCCTTCAACCCAGATGCAGTGCATTTTACTTGTCATCGGTTGGTGTGTCAGCATCTTTTTGACTTGTTAAATTTAGTACATTGTGTCTTACTTGAAAACTTCAAGGCTAGCTTCAAGGACCTTAGAGCATTTGTCTTTCAGAAAGAACCTTCCCAGGTTAGGTTTGGGTGagtaaatatatttgtaatttaatTAAGCCAGCAGCCTAGTCCTACCTCCCAGGAAGGGTGGGGGTCCTGCAGAGGAGTTGGGAGGATTGTCACTTTGGTCAACATCCATCTCCAAGGCCCGCATGACTGGGAAGAGCTTCAGGAATACGAATGGGGTCCTAACCCATAACAGAATGCAGACTACAGCTCCATGTgctaaaaaggaaacaaaagcatctGCTCTTCAGACAGGCCCACTGTCAGCGGTTACAGGGAACAAAATGTGCCTTGTCTGTGTACAGGCTTGTTCCTACCTGTTTGTCTCTCCCTCCTGTAAAGAAAACccctcagcatcacagtcttcctGGCGAACAGCCAAGCCCAGCGTCCGGAGGGGTTGATGGGCACACCTGAGCCCACTCCCAGGACTCCCAAGTGCAATCACACAAACTGAAGACTTTATTAAATAAGCTCCAAAACTACATACAAATCAGAGGAGTAAAAACAATAGTTATTCAGCAAAACATGTCTGTGTAGCAGCCAGCAGCACTGTGGCCCAGGCTCGAGGGACCGCTGCAGCCAGAGTGAGAACACCACGCTCGCTCCCAGGCAGCTCTGCAGGGAGTTTTGTCTGTCTACCACTCCACGTCCAGTTTCCAGAACAGGCCACCTCTCATCCATGACCATCCCATTTATTTCCCGTTCCTTTTATACACATGAAACACACGGCAGAGTATATACTAATAAGCCAAGAGCTTTATTGATGCAGCAGGCACTTTACAATGAACCCAAGAGAGCCCGCCTTCTCTGGGAGGTCGGGGTGTCTGTACAAACCCTCGGGGGTTTCCGCTTCAAAAAAAAACCTAGCTCTCCCTTTTACCGCAGCCCTTGGATCTGCACCTGCCCAAACCACCCCTCCCTCCTTTTAAACAGGCAGTGCACACAGGTACCCCGGACCAAGGCGGGCCAGCCACTCTGGTAGAGTCAAAATGTCAGTTCTGCGTTACTCGTGGACAAAGGCATAGACTATCAGATCCTGCAAAGGATTTATGAAAACAGACGATCTCTCCCTCCACcttgaaaataaaacacttcaGCGGATGCAGGTCGTGAAATAGTTGACTTGGGAGTTCCGAGACAGGCGGCCCATTGTCAATCCCTTCTTCGACAGCCTGTGCATCCAAAATTCTTCTTGAGGTAACatgagtctctctcttttttttttaaacagtctttCTTGCTGTAAGAACTCTTATAATGGAGCCTAGTCCTCCTACTGCTAATGCCTGTAGGGGCAGCAAAAGAAAAGGTGTCAATTGAGACCTGGCTGGCCAAGGGGCTCCTAGCTTCTTGCCAGGGGAGACAGGACTACACTCCTGACCATGTCACAGATCTTCTGAAAAAGCATTCCTGCGAGAGCACAGAAGAGGTGTCAACAGGGCCTGCATTCGACGGATCGAGCCCTTTCCTGGAACAAAGGGTCCCCAAAAGCTGTTGGCTCTTTAAGGCAGGAGAACTGGGCTTGCAACACTGTCACCAAGCTCACAGAGCCCCCCAGTTTCCCTTTGACAAGCTCACTGTATCCAGAAACAGCCCTAGGCCCTAAAACAGACACTAGCCCACTGCAGTGGAAATGTCCACAGGCTCATGCATCCGGCTGCCATGAAGGGACCAGAGAGCGTGGCCCCTCAGACGACTCCAAGGGCTTTGCTCAGCTCCCAAGCACCATAGCCACCTCCATTACGAAGCCCAGGAGCTCACCTTCTGGCAGGGCAGGCAGAACACCCACCAGCAGCACCAAAGGCCACaattcagcccaggcctgaggctgGCCATGTGACTGACCCCTCAGTTAAGGGCCACTCCCTTAGTACTCGGCAGAGCCTTTCATGAGGGACACTGGCTTGACAAGAGGtggccctccctccacccccccaccccctacccaccccccaaCACCTTGTACTAAAACAAAGGACAGGCCCAGCTTTTCCAGCTTCAGGAGGATGAAGGTCCTATTAAGAGACTGCCAAGGTATCTACCACTGTTTCTGTGTGGCCTGGTGAGGTAAGGCTGGAGCAGGAAGCCCTCAGAGCTAACCGGAGGGCTCAGCCTGCATCTAAGGCCCAGGATCACCACCTCCGCCAGCCCAAAGAAAGTATGTCAAAGCCCTGCCACCAGCAAGCCTACCTGAACCTCACCAGCCAAGTTACAGGCCCCAAGGCCTCCCCGGCACAAACTCAGCTAAAGCAATGGCAATGACCAGAGATGGTGGACCCCTACCAGTGCTTCCTTGGGAGAGGAAAGTGCTCAGATGTTCCAGGTTGCTTGAGGCGTGGCCCTCATTCTCAACGGCCTATCAGACCATCCTGTCTGTGTTTGGGACTGCCTGGCCTGTTGATCTGAACCCTGGGCTGGGGTGAGCCAGCGGGCAATGTGTTCACGTACCTTTTCATGCCACTGGAGTAACACTGCGCTGCTATTCTCTGTGGGCTTCTCAAACCCTTTATAAATGTACTTCATTAGCAAGTCAATGCCGTTTCTGTCCAGTGACTGCACAGCCTGCTCGATTTCGCTGCTCTTAAAGTTTGTAAGCACTTTCAGCACCACGCCCTGGGCCCGCTCCTacaggggaaagagagagggaatggGGTCTAGAGCCATGGCCCAGGCGTACCCACGTCCCGCACTGCAGGCTCTGAAACAGCAAACCAAGTAGTCAGAACTCATTAGGAACATTGCCCAATTTCTAATTCATTTGCaatgcttaaaaatatatatatatatatatatagtgaaatttttttttattaagtttcAAAGTATCCCAAAGTATTCAAAGCCAATGATTTATTCCACTTATCTGAGGGGAAATAAGCAGTTtactgggaaaaaaatcactatttctgATGACGCCAGCAAGGCCTTAAATTCAACTcccatatttaaaaaacaaacaacaaaccccCCACATAGCAAAAGGC encodes:
- the ARPC5L gene encoding actin-related protein 2/3 complex subunit 5-like protein, which gives rise to MARNTLSSRFRRVDIDEFDENKFVDEQEEAAAAAGEPGPDPSEVDGLLRHQCTGDMLRAFHAALRNSPVNTKNQAVKERAQGVVLKVLTNFKSSEIEQAVQSLDRNGIDLLMKYIYKGFEKPTENSSAVLLQWHEKALAVGGLGSIIRVLTARKTV